A segment of the Actinomycetes bacterium genome:
CTCCTCGGCCTGGTGCTGATCGGGCTCTCGCTGGTGGTCGCCGACCGCCTGGCGCGACGGATCACCCGGCCGATCAGCGAGCTCGCCGACGCCGCCCACCGGCTCGGCCAGGGCGACCTGAGCACGCGGGTGGAGCCGGACGGCCCGGAGGAGGTGCGCGAGGTGGGGGCAGCGATCAACCTGCTCGCCGGGCGGATCCGCGAGCTGCTGGCCGGCGAGCGGGAGTCCGTCGCCGACCTGTCGCACCGGCTGCGCACGCCGGTCACCGCGCTCCGGCTGGAGGTGGAGTCCCTGCCCGAGGGGCCGGAGCGGGACCGACTCACCGGCTCGGTCGAGGAGCTCACTCGTGAGGTGGACCGGCTGATCCGCGAGGCCCGCCGGCCGGTCCGCGAGGGCGTGGACGCCCGGGCCGACGCCCGGGCGGTGGTGGCCGAGCGGGTCGCCTTCTGGACCCCGCTCGCCGAGGAGGAGGGCCGCGCGGTCCGGCTGGACCTCCCCGATCAGGCCTGCCCGGTGCGGGTCAGCCCGGCTGATCTCGAGGCGGCGCTGGACGCGCTGCTCGGCAACGTCGTCGCCCACACCCCGGAGGGGGTGGGGCTGGCGGTCCGGCTGCGGCCGCTGGCCGGCGGCGGCGGGGTCGTGGTGGTCAGCGACGAGGGACCGGGCTTCGCCGACCCGGAGGTCTTACGCCGCGGCGAGAGCCGGGCCGGCTCGACCGGTCTGGGCCTGGACATCGCCCGCCGGACAGCCGGCGCCTCGGGCGGCGAGCTCACCATCGCCCGCGCCCCAGGTGGGGGCGGCGAGGTGACCATGCGGCTCGGGCCCCCCGCCGGCTGACCGACACGAGAAAACGCTTCACCAGCCTCCTCGACCTCCCGATGACCCTCGGAGACCATCGACCCATGTCCCGGAGCGCCCCCATGACCCGTCGCCCCCTTGCAGCGGCGCTCGCCGCGACCCTTGCCACCGTCGCGGTGACCCTGACGGCAGTGACCGCTCCCGCCGCGTCTGCCGCCACGGGCCAGCCGGCCTTCGCGGATCGGGTGCCGGCGACCACCACGCAGGTCGTGCGCACGGTGCGCACCCACCGGTGGTGCGACCAGGTCTACTGCACCAAGACGCAGGCGTGGCAGAAGGTCGGCGACGGCTGGGCGCTGGCCCGGCTCGAGGACGGCCGGGTGGCCGTCTTCCGCTCGACCGTCGGCCCGCGTGGGTTCGCCGCCCCGGGCGCCAAGCGGCAGAACGACGATCGCAGCCCCACCGGGGTCTACCGGATCAAGACGACGTTCTCGACCACCACGACGAACCCCGGCCTGATGCCGTGGCGACGGCGGCTGCCGACGTCGTCGGTGACCAACTACTCCGGCCGCCTCTACAACGTGTGGATCGAGGAGCCCGGTCGCACCGACGGCAACCGGCCGGCGATGCGCTACGGGTTCTGGGTGAACTACAACAACGCCCGGTTCCGGGGCGACCCCGGCCCCTACGCGGTCCAGGGGAAGGGCAGCGGGATCTTCTACCACACCAG
Coding sequences within it:
- a CDS encoding HAMP domain-containing sensor histidine kinase — encoded protein: MRRRLALLVAATTSVVLLAFLLPAAVLVARAAESNAVSLATARSQSVVSAVAAGADDEAVASLADQLAANGLAVTVVDETGATTRPRATVTRTDDRAALIRQPVVVDGRTRVVQTVIPPDQLREGVARARIVLLLLGLVLIGLSLVVADRLARRITRPISELADAAHRLGQGDLSTRVEPDGPEEVREVGAAINLLAGRIRELLAGERESVADLSHRLRTPVTALRLEVESLPEGPERDRLTGSVEELTREVDRLIREARRPVREGVDARADARAVVAERVAFWTPLAEEEGRAVRLDLPDQACPVRVSPADLEAALDALLGNVVAHTPEGVGLAVRLRPLAGGGGVVVVSDEGPGFADPEVLRRGESRAGSTGLGLDIARRTAGASGGELTIARAPGGGGEVTMRLGPPAG
- a CDS encoding L,D-transpeptidase family protein encodes the protein MTRRPLAAALAATLATVAVTLTAVTAPAASAATGQPAFADRVPATTTQVVRTVRTHRWCDQVYCTKTQAWQKVGDGWALARLEDGRVAVFRSTVGPRGFAAPGAKRQNDDRSPTGVYRIKTTFSTTTTNPGLMPWRRRLPTSSVTNYSGRLYNVWIEEPGRTDGNRPAMRYGFWVNYNNARFRGDPGPYAVQGKGSGIFYHTSRQGQEWAPTEGCTQVGQPAEMRWIVTWLRPEADPRVANNV